The Mauremys mutica isolate MM-2020 ecotype Southern chromosome 1, ASM2049712v1, whole genome shotgun sequence genome has a segment encoding these proteins:
- the TMCC3 gene encoding transmembrane and coiled-coil domain protein 3 isoform X2: MNTLSLPLNIRRGGSDTNLNFDVPDGILEFHKVKLNADSLKQKILKVTEQIKIEQTARDGNVAEYLKLVNSADKQQAGRIKQVFEKKNQKSAHSIAQLQKKLEQYHRKLKDIEQNGSSKSSKDISKDNLKDIHPPLKDGHGKSRASGQGAESSKSGVPGVSLTPPVFVFSKSREFANLIRNKFGSADNISHLKNTLDEFRPETSSRAYGGSATIVAKPKYVSDDECSSGTSGSADSNGNHSFGPGGTNALDSQAKLSMILEELREIKETQSQLANDIENLKAQFQRDYGFISQTLQEERYRYERLEDQLNDLTDLHQHETANLKQELASIEERVAYQACERSRDVQEALESCQTRVFKLEFHQQEQQALQSETVNAKVLLGKCINVILAFMTVILVCVSTIAKFIAPMMKSRFHIICTFFAVTLLAIFCKNWDHIICAIERMIIPR, from the exons ATGAATACTCTGAGCTTGCCACTTAACATTCGCCGTGGGGGTTCAGATACCAACCTCAACTTTGATGTACCCGATGGGATCTTAGAATTTCACAAAGTCAAACTTAATGCAGATAGCCTGAAACAAAAAATTTTGAAAGTTACAGAACAGATCAAAATTGAACAAACAGCCCGTGATGGAAATGTGGCTGAATATTTAAAACTGGTGAACAGTGCAGACAAGCAGCAGGCCGGACGTATTAAACAAGTCTTTGAGAAGAAGAACCAGAAGTCTGCTCACTCCATTGCCCAGCTACAGAAGAAATTGGAACAGTATCACCGAAAGCTCAAAGACATTGAACAAAATGGATCCTCCAAAAGTTCCAAAGATATTTCGAAAGATAACTTGAAGGATATCCATCCCCCTTTAAAAGATGGCCATGGCAAATCTCGTGCCAGTGGCCAAGGTGCTGAGAGCAGCAAATCGGGTGTGCCAGGTGTCTCCTTGACACCACCAGTGTTTGTTTTCAGCAAGTCAAGGGAGTTTGCAAACTTGATCCGAAATAAATTTGGCAGTGCTGACAACATTTCTCACCTGAAAAATACCCTGGATGAATTTCGTCCAGAAACTAGTTCCAGGGCCTATGGTGGCAGTGCTACTATTGTGGCTAAACCAAAATATGTTAGTGATGATGAGTGCTCAAGTGGGACATCTGGCTCTGCAGATAGTAATGGGAACCATTCCTTTGGGCCTGGTGGGACAAACGCTCTGGACAGCCAAGCAAAGCTTTCCATGATCTTGGAGGAACTGAGAGAAATAAAGGAGACACAGTCCCAATTAGCTAATGACATAGAGAATTTAAAAGCACAGTTTCAAAGAGACTATGGTTTTATTTCTCAGACATTGCAGGAGGAAAGATACAg gTATGAACGATTGGAAGACCAGCTAAACGATCTGACAGATCTTCATCAGCATGAGACTGCAAACTTGAAACAAGAGCTAGCCAGCATAGAAGAAAGAGTGGCATATCAGGCCTGTGAACGGTCACGAGATGTTCAG GAAGCCTTGGAATCTTGCCAGACTCGGGTTTTTAAGCTGGAGTTCCATCAGCAAGAACAGCAAGCGCTGCAGTCAGAAACTGTGAATGCCAAAGTACTCCTAGGGAAGTGTATAAATGTAATCTTGGCCTTCATGACTGTCATTTTAGTGTGCGTTTCTACCATTGCAAAGTTTATAGCTCCTATGATGAAGAGCCGTTTCCATATCATCTGCACTTTTTTTGCAGTGACTCTGCTTGCAATATTTTGTAAAAATTGGGATCACATTATCTGTGCCATAGAAAGGATGATCATACCAAGATGA
- the TMCC3 gene encoding transmembrane and coiled-coil domain protein 3 isoform X1, whose product MPGSDTGLAVDRTYSDPERHQRSKTRVERHDMNTLSLPLNIRRGGSDTNLNFDVPDGILEFHKVKLNADSLKQKILKVTEQIKIEQTARDGNVAEYLKLVNSADKQQAGRIKQVFEKKNQKSAHSIAQLQKKLEQYHRKLKDIEQNGSSKSSKDISKDNLKDIHPPLKDGHGKSRASGQGAESSKSGVPGVSLTPPVFVFSKSREFANLIRNKFGSADNISHLKNTLDEFRPETSSRAYGGSATIVAKPKYVSDDECSSGTSGSADSNGNHSFGPGGTNALDSQAKLSMILEELREIKETQSQLANDIENLKAQFQRDYGFISQTLQEERYRYERLEDQLNDLTDLHQHETANLKQELASIEERVAYQACERSRDVQEALESCQTRVFKLEFHQQEQQALQSETVNAKVLLGKCINVILAFMTVILVCVSTIAKFIAPMMKSRFHIICTFFAVTLLAIFCKNWDHIICAIERMIIPR is encoded by the exons GTGGAAAGACATGACATGAATACTCTGAGCTTGCCACTTAACATTCGCCGTGGGGGTTCAGATACCAACCTCAACTTTGATGTACCCGATGGGATCTTAGAATTTCACAAAGTCAAACTTAATGCAGATAGCCTGAAACAAAAAATTTTGAAAGTTACAGAACAGATCAAAATTGAACAAACAGCCCGTGATGGAAATGTGGCTGAATATTTAAAACTGGTGAACAGTGCAGACAAGCAGCAGGCCGGACGTATTAAACAAGTCTTTGAGAAGAAGAACCAGAAGTCTGCTCACTCCATTGCCCAGCTACAGAAGAAATTGGAACAGTATCACCGAAAGCTCAAAGACATTGAACAAAATGGATCCTCCAAAAGTTCCAAAGATATTTCGAAAGATAACTTGAAGGATATCCATCCCCCTTTAAAAGATGGCCATGGCAAATCTCGTGCCAGTGGCCAAGGTGCTGAGAGCAGCAAATCGGGTGTGCCAGGTGTCTCCTTGACACCACCAGTGTTTGTTTTCAGCAAGTCAAGGGAGTTTGCAAACTTGATCCGAAATAAATTTGGCAGTGCTGACAACATTTCTCACCTGAAAAATACCCTGGATGAATTTCGTCCAGAAACTAGTTCCAGGGCCTATGGTGGCAGTGCTACTATTGTGGCTAAACCAAAATATGTTAGTGATGATGAGTGCTCAAGTGGGACATCTGGCTCTGCAGATAGTAATGGGAACCATTCCTTTGGGCCTGGTGGGACAAACGCTCTGGACAGCCAAGCAAAGCTTTCCATGATCTTGGAGGAACTGAGAGAAATAAAGGAGACACAGTCCCAATTAGCTAATGACATAGAGAATTTAAAAGCACAGTTTCAAAGAGACTATGGTTTTATTTCTCAGACATTGCAGGAGGAAAGATACAg gTATGAACGATTGGAAGACCAGCTAAACGATCTGACAGATCTTCATCAGCATGAGACTGCAAACTTGAAACAAGAGCTAGCCAGCATAGAAGAAAGAGTGGCATATCAGGCCTGTGAACGGTCACGAGATGTTCAG GAAGCCTTGGAATCTTGCCAGACTCGGGTTTTTAAGCTGGAGTTCCATCAGCAAGAACAGCAAGCGCTGCAGTCAGAAACTGTGAATGCCAAAGTACTCCTAGGGAAGTGTATAAATGTAATCTTGGCCTTCATGACTGTCATTTTAGTGTGCGTTTCTACCATTGCAAAGTTTATAGCTCCTATGATGAAGAGCCGTTTCCATATCATCTGCACTTTTTTTGCAGTGACTCTGCTTGCAATATTTTGTAAAAATTGGGATCACATTATCTGTGCCATAGAAAGGATGATCATACCAAGATGA